The bacterium genome window below encodes:
- a CDS encoding RNA polymerase sigma factor: MQPFPHESATAVADEERAAGAAWDDPARWRALFAAIAAGRREALGALYDLAGARLYGLALWRTGDADAAAEVVQETFVRLAERRADLSAVEDPRPWLLRAAHNLAVDAARRRNRRRRGEPLDDHPYLEAPDARPEAALDARRVSALLGRLSPKQREVVYLHHYAGMSHAEIGRALGVPTFTAASRYRLALAALRRLLGIER; this comes from the coding sequence ATGCAGCCATTCCCGCATGAGAGCGCGACCGCCGTCGCGGACGAAGAGCGCGCCGCCGGCGCCGCGTGGGACGACCCGGCGCGGTGGCGGGCGCTCTTCGCGGCGATCGCCGCGGGACGGCGCGAAGCGTTGGGGGCGCTGTACGACCTCGCCGGCGCGCGTCTCTACGGCCTCGCGCTGTGGCGGACGGGGGACGCCGACGCCGCCGCCGAGGTCGTGCAGGAGACGTTCGTCCGCCTCGCCGAGCGGCGCGCCGATCTCTCCGCGGTGGAGGATCCGCGTCCGTGGCTGCTGCGCGCGGCGCACAACCTCGCCGTGGACGCCGCGCGCCGCCGCAACCGGCGCCGCCGCGGCGAGCCGCTCGACGACCATCCGTACCTCGAGGCGCCGGACGCGCGCCCCGAAGCCGCGCTCGACGCGCGGCGCGTCTCCGCGCTGCTCGGACGGCTCTCGCCCAAGCAGCGCGAGGTGGTCTACCTCCATCACTACGCCGGGATGAGCCACGCCGAGATCGGCCGGGCCCTCGGCGTTCCGACCTTCACGGCGGCGAGCCGGTACCGGCTCGCGCTCGCGGCGCTGCGGCGCCTGTTGGGGATCGAACGATGA